One window from the genome of Aerosakkonema funiforme FACHB-1375 encodes:
- the upp gene encoding uracil phosphoribosyltransferase: MTLQMRIYVPPHPLIKHWLGVARDAQTPPVLFKSAMTELGRWLTYEAVREWLPTIETTVQTPLADCPATFVNPEVPLVVVPILRAGLALLEGAQTVMPLASIYHLGLVRDEETLEPSCYLNKFPAQFKEQTRVLICDPMLATGGSIMAAMAELTSRGIDPALVRIISVVAAPPALQRLSVTYPGLNVYTATIDEGLNSHGYIVPGLGDAGDRAFGT, from the coding sequence ATGACTCTCCAGATGCGTATCTATGTTCCGCCCCATCCCCTCATCAAACACTGGCTGGGTGTTGCCCGCGATGCCCAAACGCCACCAGTGCTGTTCAAAAGCGCCATGACGGAACTGGGACGCTGGCTGACTTACGAAGCGGTGCGAGAGTGGTTGCCCACAATAGAAACAACAGTGCAAACGCCTTTGGCTGACTGTCCTGCTACGTTTGTCAATCCGGAAGTGCCGTTGGTGGTAGTGCCGATTCTGCGGGCGGGATTGGCTTTGTTGGAAGGAGCGCAGACTGTAATGCCTTTGGCGTCGATTTATCATCTCGGTTTGGTACGGGATGAAGAAACGCTAGAACCGAGTTGCTATTTGAATAAGTTCCCAGCCCAGTTTAAAGAGCAAACGCGGGTATTGATCTGCGATCCGATGCTGGCGACTGGTGGCTCGATTATGGCTGCGATGGCAGAATTGACTTCTCGCGGTATCGATCCGGCGTTAGTGAGGATTATTTCGGTAGTGGCGGCTCCCCCAGCACTGCAAAGATTGAGTGTGACCTATCCGGGCTTGAATGTATATACGGCTACTATAGACGAAGGCTTAAACAGCCACGGTTACATTGTGCCTGGGTTGGGGGATGCAGGCGATCGCGCCTTTGGCACCTAG